The Symphalangus syndactylus isolate Jambi chromosome 8, NHGRI_mSymSyn1-v2.1_pri, whole genome shotgun sequence genome includes a window with the following:
- the PARP2 gene encoding poly [ADP-ribose] polymerase 2 isoform X4, giving the protein MAARRRRSTGGGRPRALNESKRVNNGNTAPEDSSPAKKTRRCQRQESKKMSVAGGKANKDRTEDKQDESVKALLLKGKAPADPECTAKVGKAHVYCEGNDVYDVMLNQDEEETKKEESLKSPLKPESQLDLRVQELIKLICNVQAMEEMMMEMKYNTKKAPLGKLTVAQIKAGYQSLKKIEDCIRAGQHGRALMEACNEFYTRIPHNFGLRTPPLIRTQKELSEKIQLLEALGDIEIAIKLVKTELQSPEHPLDQHYRNLHCALRPLDHESYEFKVISQYLQSTHAPTHSDYTMTLLDLFEVEKEGEKEAFREDLHNRMLLWHGSRLSNWVGILSHGLRIAPPEAPITGYMFGKGIYFADMSSKSANYCFASRLKNTGLLLLSEVALGQCNELLEASPKAEGLLQGKHSTKGLGKMAPSSAHFITLNGSTVPLGPASDTGILNPDGYTLNYNEYIVYNPNQVRMRYLLKVQFNFLQLW; this is encoded by the exons ATGGCGGCTCGGCGGCGACGGAGCACCGGCGGCGGCAGGCCGAGAG CAttaaatgaaagcaaaagagtTAATAATGGCAACACGGCTCCAGAAGACTCTTCCCCTGCCAAGAAAACTCGCAGATGCCAGAGACAGGAGTCGAAAAAGATGTCTGTGGCTGGAGGAAAAGCTAATAAGGACAGGACAGAAGACAAGCAAGATG AATCTGTGAAGGCCTTGCTGTTAAAGGGCAAAGCTCCTGCGGACCCAGAGTGTACAGCCAAGGTGGGGAAG gCTCATGTGTATTGTGAAGGAAATGATGTCTATGATGTCATGCTAAATCAG gatgaagaggaaacaaagaaagaggaaTCTCTTAAATCTCCCTTGAAGCCAGAGTCACAGCTAGATCTTCGGGTACAAGAGTTAATAAAGTTGATCTGTAATGTTCAGGCCATGGAAGAAATGATGATGGAAATGAAGTATAATACCAAGAAAGCCCCACTTG ggaagctgacagtggcACAAATCAAGGCAGGTTACCAGTCTCTTAAGAAGATTGAGGATTGTATTCGGGCTGGCCAGCATGGACGAGCTCTCATGGAAGCATGCAATGAATTCTACACCAGGATTCCGCATAACTTTGG ACTCCGTACTCCTCCACTAATCCGGACACAGAAGGAACTGTCAGAAAAAATACAATTACTAGAG GCTTTGGGAGACATTGAAATTGCTATTAAGCTGGTGAAAACAGAGCTACAAAGCCCAGAACACCCATTGGACCAACACTATAGAAACCTACATTGTGCCTTGCGCCCTCTTGACCATGAAAGTTATGAGTTCAAA GTGATTTCCCAGTACCTACAATCTACCCATGCTCCCACACACAGCGACTATACCATGACCTTGCTGGATTTGTTTGAAGTGGAGAAGGAGGGTGAGAAAGAAGCCTTCAGAGAGGACCTTCATAACAG GATGCTTCTGTGGCATGGTTCCAGGCTGAGTAACTGGGTGGGAATCTTGAGCCATGGGCTTCGAATTGCCCCACCTGAAGCTCCCATCACAGGTTACATG tTTGGGAAAGGAATCTACTTTGCTGACATGTCTTCCAAGAGTGCCAATTACTGCTTTGCCTCTCGCCTAAAGAATACAGGACTGCTGCTCTTATCAGAG GTAGCTCTAGGTCAGTGTAATGAACTACTAGAGGCCAGTCCTAAGGCCGAAGGATTGCTTCAAGGTAAACATAGCACCAAGGGGCTGGGCAAGATGGCTCCCAGTTCTGCCCACTTCATCACCCT GAATGGGAGTACAGTGCCATTAGGACCAGCAAGTGACACAGGAATTCTGAATCCAGATGGTTATACCCTCAACTACAATGAATATATTGTCTATAACCCCAACCAGGTCCGTATGCGGTACCTTTTAAAGGTTCAGTTTAATTTCCTTCAGCTGTGGTGA
- the PARP2 gene encoding poly [ADP-ribose] polymerase 2 isoform X1: protein MAARRRRSTGGGRPRALNESKRVNNGNTAPEDSSPAKKTRRCQRQESKKMSVAGGKANKDRTEDKQDGMPGRSWASKRVSESVKALLLKGKAPADPECTAKVGKAHVYCEGNDVYDVMLNQTNLQFNNNKYYLIQLLEDDAQRNFSVWMRWGRVGKMGQHSLVACSGNLNKAKEIFQKKFLDKTKNNWEDREKFEKVPGKYDMLQMDYATNTQDEEETKKEESLKSPLKPESQLDLRVQELIKLICNVQAMEEMMMEMKYNTKKAPLGKLTVAQIKAGYQSLKKIEDCIRAGQHGRALMEACNEFYTRIPHNFGLRTPPLIRTQKELSEKIQLLEALGDIEIAIKLVKTELQSPEHPLDQHYRNLHCALRPLDHESYEFKVISQYLQSTHAPTHSDYTMTLLDLFEVEKEGEKEAFREDLHNRMLLWHGSRLSNWVGILSHGLRIAPPEAPITGYMFGKGIYFADMSSKSANYCFASRLKNTGLLLLSEVALGQCNELLEASPKAEGLLQGKHSTKGLGKMAPSSAHFITLNGSTVPLGPASDTGILNPDGYTLNYNEYIVYNPNQVRMRYLLKVQFNFLQLW, encoded by the exons ATGGCGGCTCGGCGGCGACGGAGCACCGGCGGCGGCAGGCCGAGAG CAttaaatgaaagcaaaagagtTAATAATGGCAACACGGCTCCAGAAGACTCTTCCCCTGCCAAGAAAACTCGCAGATGCCAGAGACAGGAGTCGAAAAAGATGTCTGTGGCTGGAGGAAAAGCTAATAAGGACAGGACAGAAGACAAGCAAGATGGTATGCCAGGAAGGTCATGGGCTAGCAAAAGGGTCTCTG AATCTGTGAAGGCCTTGCTGTTAAAGGGCAAAGCTCCTGCGGACCCAGAGTGTACAGCCAAGGTGGGGAAG gCTCATGTGTATTGTGAAGGAAATGATGTCTATGATGTCATGCTAAATCAG ACCAATCTCCAGTTCAACAACAACAAGTACTATCTAATTCAGCTATTAGAAGATGATGCCCAGAGGAACTTCAGTGTTTGGATGAGATGGGGCCGAG TTGGGAAAATGGGACAGCACAGCCTGGTGGCTTGTTCAGGCAATCTCAACAAGGCCAAGGAAATCTTTCAGAAGAA ATTCCTTGACAAAACGAAAAACAATTGGGAAGATCGAGAAAAGTTTGAGAAGGTGCCTGGAAAATATGATATGCTACAGATGGACTATGCCACCAATACTCAG gatgaagaggaaacaaagaaagaggaaTCTCTTAAATCTCCCTTGAAGCCAGAGTCACAGCTAGATCTTCGGGTACAAGAGTTAATAAAGTTGATCTGTAATGTTCAGGCCATGGAAGAAATGATGATGGAAATGAAGTATAATACCAAGAAAGCCCCACTTG ggaagctgacagtggcACAAATCAAGGCAGGTTACCAGTCTCTTAAGAAGATTGAGGATTGTATTCGGGCTGGCCAGCATGGACGAGCTCTCATGGAAGCATGCAATGAATTCTACACCAGGATTCCGCATAACTTTGG ACTCCGTACTCCTCCACTAATCCGGACACAGAAGGAACTGTCAGAAAAAATACAATTACTAGAG GCTTTGGGAGACATTGAAATTGCTATTAAGCTGGTGAAAACAGAGCTACAAAGCCCAGAACACCCATTGGACCAACACTATAGAAACCTACATTGTGCCTTGCGCCCTCTTGACCATGAAAGTTATGAGTTCAAA GTGATTTCCCAGTACCTACAATCTACCCATGCTCCCACACACAGCGACTATACCATGACCTTGCTGGATTTGTTTGAAGTGGAGAAGGAGGGTGAGAAAGAAGCCTTCAGAGAGGACCTTCATAACAG GATGCTTCTGTGGCATGGTTCCAGGCTGAGTAACTGGGTGGGAATCTTGAGCCATGGGCTTCGAATTGCCCCACCTGAAGCTCCCATCACAGGTTACATG tTTGGGAAAGGAATCTACTTTGCTGACATGTCTTCCAAGAGTGCCAATTACTGCTTTGCCTCTCGCCTAAAGAATACAGGACTGCTGCTCTTATCAGAG GTAGCTCTAGGTCAGTGTAATGAACTACTAGAGGCCAGTCCTAAGGCCGAAGGATTGCTTCAAGGTAAACATAGCACCAAGGGGCTGGGCAAGATGGCTCCCAGTTCTGCCCACTTCATCACCCT GAATGGGAGTACAGTGCCATTAGGACCAGCAAGTGACACAGGAATTCTGAATCCAGATGGTTATACCCTCAACTACAATGAATATATTGTCTATAACCCCAACCAGGTCCGTATGCGGTACCTTTTAAAGGTTCAGTTTAATTTCCTTCAGCTGTGGTGA
- the PARP2 gene encoding poly [ADP-ribose] polymerase 2 isoform X3 — translation MAARRRRSTGGGRPRALNESKRVNNGNTAPEDSSPAKKTRRCQRQESKKMSVAGGKANKDRTEDKQDGMPGRSWASKRVSESVKALLLKGKAPADPECTAKVGKAHVYCEGNDVYDVMLNQDEEETKKEESLKSPLKPESQLDLRVQELIKLICNVQAMEEMMMEMKYNTKKAPLGKLTVAQIKAGYQSLKKIEDCIRAGQHGRALMEACNEFYTRIPHNFGLRTPPLIRTQKELSEKIQLLEALGDIEIAIKLVKTELQSPEHPLDQHYRNLHCALRPLDHESYEFKVISQYLQSTHAPTHSDYTMTLLDLFEVEKEGEKEAFREDLHNRMLLWHGSRLSNWVGILSHGLRIAPPEAPITGYMFGKGIYFADMSSKSANYCFASRLKNTGLLLLSEVALGQCNELLEASPKAEGLLQGKHSTKGLGKMAPSSAHFITLNGSTVPLGPASDTGILNPDGYTLNYNEYIVYNPNQVRMRYLLKVQFNFLQLW, via the exons ATGGCGGCTCGGCGGCGACGGAGCACCGGCGGCGGCAGGCCGAGAG CAttaaatgaaagcaaaagagtTAATAATGGCAACACGGCTCCAGAAGACTCTTCCCCTGCCAAGAAAACTCGCAGATGCCAGAGACAGGAGTCGAAAAAGATGTCTGTGGCTGGAGGAAAAGCTAATAAGGACAGGACAGAAGACAAGCAAGATGGTATGCCAGGAAGGTCATGGGCTAGCAAAAGGGTCTCTG AATCTGTGAAGGCCTTGCTGTTAAAGGGCAAAGCTCCTGCGGACCCAGAGTGTACAGCCAAGGTGGGGAAG gCTCATGTGTATTGTGAAGGAAATGATGTCTATGATGTCATGCTAAATCAG gatgaagaggaaacaaagaaagaggaaTCTCTTAAATCTCCCTTGAAGCCAGAGTCACAGCTAGATCTTCGGGTACAAGAGTTAATAAAGTTGATCTGTAATGTTCAGGCCATGGAAGAAATGATGATGGAAATGAAGTATAATACCAAGAAAGCCCCACTTG ggaagctgacagtggcACAAATCAAGGCAGGTTACCAGTCTCTTAAGAAGATTGAGGATTGTATTCGGGCTGGCCAGCATGGACGAGCTCTCATGGAAGCATGCAATGAATTCTACACCAGGATTCCGCATAACTTTGG ACTCCGTACTCCTCCACTAATCCGGACACAGAAGGAACTGTCAGAAAAAATACAATTACTAGAG GCTTTGGGAGACATTGAAATTGCTATTAAGCTGGTGAAAACAGAGCTACAAAGCCCAGAACACCCATTGGACCAACACTATAGAAACCTACATTGTGCCTTGCGCCCTCTTGACCATGAAAGTTATGAGTTCAAA GTGATTTCCCAGTACCTACAATCTACCCATGCTCCCACACACAGCGACTATACCATGACCTTGCTGGATTTGTTTGAAGTGGAGAAGGAGGGTGAGAAAGAAGCCTTCAGAGAGGACCTTCATAACAG GATGCTTCTGTGGCATGGTTCCAGGCTGAGTAACTGGGTGGGAATCTTGAGCCATGGGCTTCGAATTGCCCCACCTGAAGCTCCCATCACAGGTTACATG tTTGGGAAAGGAATCTACTTTGCTGACATGTCTTCCAAGAGTGCCAATTACTGCTTTGCCTCTCGCCTAAAGAATACAGGACTGCTGCTCTTATCAGAG GTAGCTCTAGGTCAGTGTAATGAACTACTAGAGGCCAGTCCTAAGGCCGAAGGATTGCTTCAAGGTAAACATAGCACCAAGGGGCTGGGCAAGATGGCTCCCAGTTCTGCCCACTTCATCACCCT GAATGGGAGTACAGTGCCATTAGGACCAGCAAGTGACACAGGAATTCTGAATCCAGATGGTTATACCCTCAACTACAATGAATATATTGTCTATAACCCCAACCAGGTCCGTATGCGGTACCTTTTAAAGGTTCAGTTTAATTTCCTTCAGCTGTGGTGA
- the PARP2 gene encoding poly [ADP-ribose] polymerase 2 isoform X2, whose protein sequence is MAARRRRSTGGGRPRALNESKRVNNGNTAPEDSSPAKKTRRCQRQESKKMSVAGGKANKDRTEDKQDESVKALLLKGKAPADPECTAKVGKAHVYCEGNDVYDVMLNQTNLQFNNNKYYLIQLLEDDAQRNFSVWMRWGRVGKMGQHSLVACSGNLNKAKEIFQKKFLDKTKNNWEDREKFEKVPGKYDMLQMDYATNTQDEEETKKEESLKSPLKPESQLDLRVQELIKLICNVQAMEEMMMEMKYNTKKAPLGKLTVAQIKAGYQSLKKIEDCIRAGQHGRALMEACNEFYTRIPHNFGLRTPPLIRTQKELSEKIQLLEALGDIEIAIKLVKTELQSPEHPLDQHYRNLHCALRPLDHESYEFKVISQYLQSTHAPTHSDYTMTLLDLFEVEKEGEKEAFREDLHNRMLLWHGSRLSNWVGILSHGLRIAPPEAPITGYMFGKGIYFADMSSKSANYCFASRLKNTGLLLLSEVALGQCNELLEASPKAEGLLQGKHSTKGLGKMAPSSAHFITLNGSTVPLGPASDTGILNPDGYTLNYNEYIVYNPNQVRMRYLLKVQFNFLQLW, encoded by the exons ATGGCGGCTCGGCGGCGACGGAGCACCGGCGGCGGCAGGCCGAGAG CAttaaatgaaagcaaaagagtTAATAATGGCAACACGGCTCCAGAAGACTCTTCCCCTGCCAAGAAAACTCGCAGATGCCAGAGACAGGAGTCGAAAAAGATGTCTGTGGCTGGAGGAAAAGCTAATAAGGACAGGACAGAAGACAAGCAAGATG AATCTGTGAAGGCCTTGCTGTTAAAGGGCAAAGCTCCTGCGGACCCAGAGTGTACAGCCAAGGTGGGGAAG gCTCATGTGTATTGTGAAGGAAATGATGTCTATGATGTCATGCTAAATCAG ACCAATCTCCAGTTCAACAACAACAAGTACTATCTAATTCAGCTATTAGAAGATGATGCCCAGAGGAACTTCAGTGTTTGGATGAGATGGGGCCGAG TTGGGAAAATGGGACAGCACAGCCTGGTGGCTTGTTCAGGCAATCTCAACAAGGCCAAGGAAATCTTTCAGAAGAA ATTCCTTGACAAAACGAAAAACAATTGGGAAGATCGAGAAAAGTTTGAGAAGGTGCCTGGAAAATATGATATGCTACAGATGGACTATGCCACCAATACTCAG gatgaagaggaaacaaagaaagaggaaTCTCTTAAATCTCCCTTGAAGCCAGAGTCACAGCTAGATCTTCGGGTACAAGAGTTAATAAAGTTGATCTGTAATGTTCAGGCCATGGAAGAAATGATGATGGAAATGAAGTATAATACCAAGAAAGCCCCACTTG ggaagctgacagtggcACAAATCAAGGCAGGTTACCAGTCTCTTAAGAAGATTGAGGATTGTATTCGGGCTGGCCAGCATGGACGAGCTCTCATGGAAGCATGCAATGAATTCTACACCAGGATTCCGCATAACTTTGG ACTCCGTACTCCTCCACTAATCCGGACACAGAAGGAACTGTCAGAAAAAATACAATTACTAGAG GCTTTGGGAGACATTGAAATTGCTATTAAGCTGGTGAAAACAGAGCTACAAAGCCCAGAACACCCATTGGACCAACACTATAGAAACCTACATTGTGCCTTGCGCCCTCTTGACCATGAAAGTTATGAGTTCAAA GTGATTTCCCAGTACCTACAATCTACCCATGCTCCCACACACAGCGACTATACCATGACCTTGCTGGATTTGTTTGAAGTGGAGAAGGAGGGTGAGAAAGAAGCCTTCAGAGAGGACCTTCATAACAG GATGCTTCTGTGGCATGGTTCCAGGCTGAGTAACTGGGTGGGAATCTTGAGCCATGGGCTTCGAATTGCCCCACCTGAAGCTCCCATCACAGGTTACATG tTTGGGAAAGGAATCTACTTTGCTGACATGTCTTCCAAGAGTGCCAATTACTGCTTTGCCTCTCGCCTAAAGAATACAGGACTGCTGCTCTTATCAGAG GTAGCTCTAGGTCAGTGTAATGAACTACTAGAGGCCAGTCCTAAGGCCGAAGGATTGCTTCAAGGTAAACATAGCACCAAGGGGCTGGGCAAGATGGCTCCCAGTTCTGCCCACTTCATCACCCT GAATGGGAGTACAGTGCCATTAGGACCAGCAAGTGACACAGGAATTCTGAATCCAGATGGTTATACCCTCAACTACAATGAATATATTGTCTATAACCCCAACCAGGTCCGTATGCGGTACCTTTTAAAGGTTCAGTTTAATTTCCTTCAGCTGTGGTGA